DNA sequence from the Oncorhynchus nerka isolate Pitt River linkage group LG9b, Oner_Uvic_2.0, whole genome shotgun sequence genome:
TTGTTCTTGGAGCCAAATTATTTCAACCTCCTTCCCCTTTGTCTTCTcggtctatatacagtatgtgcaagtcagagaggagagacagaaattaTGGATATGTTTTGCATGTTTCATATATCATATTCATATTGAATGTAAAAGACATCAAACCTTTGATCTGATCATTTCTGTCCTTTTTGATCTGGTAATGAAAATGAACAAAACCTCATGTCATTATGTTTCATATAGTTACATTTTATTTCCAAAAATAATTCTGTCACAAGGAATTctgggaagaaaaaaaacaaatatatGCATAAATATTACAATCTAAGTCGAACAGTTGCACAGtagaaacaaataaataaatgctaataaatacagaaataaatagTCAAATTAAAGCATTGGATAATACAAAACTATAACAGCTTGTCCATCAGTGATTGTGCAAAAGCAGTCCTTTTCCATCTCATTCTTCTTTCTACTCAAAAATCCGTGAACAGGAACCTCTTGGTGTGTCCTTGACTTCAAGACACAGGTTCACCTTTTGCAAACCTCAATACCTCAATCTTCACATTGAGCGAGGCTCTTTCCCAGGCCACAGGACAAGATTTCCAGTCTTGATTCAGACTGACTTCCAGTCCAACATTCATCTCCAGTTGCCCCTCCATACTTCTGACCAATCAGTACTGAGGAGGAACCTAGTGAGGCTACCTGGTTTCCAGTGTATGCTTTTCAGCTTGTTTCCTATAGATGTCTCCTTTGTGTCCCATTCGCCACTTGCAGTGGGCCTTAACCAACCTTAACCAGCATCAACCAGCATTAACCAGCCTTAACTGGTCTTACCCGGCTTTGACGTGCCGACTGatctccaggtaggtgatggacTTGAGGAAGCGAGGGTAGCAGTCTTTCTCCATCAGGGCGTAGATCTTCTTCTGGGCCAGGCTGAAACAAGACTGGCTGGGGCGCTCCAGGTTCTGCTTGGTGATGGCTTTGGTCTCATGGTCTAGGTTGACCTGGGTAAAGAGGGCAATTTTGATTAATATGTTTTTAACAATAAACTAAGTGTTACTGAGTATTGTTCATGTACAATTAGTAAAttatgtgtgtgtgggcgcaTATATTTCTGCAGTGTACATTGAATCCATGAATTCCCCTTCAAACATATATTCTGTATGTAGTTAGAACCATTGAATCATTGTATTTGTATGGTATATTGATATTTACCTCTCTTGGTGCGTCACTGCAGACATACTCCTCATAGATTTTCTTAGCCTTAGCGGATAGCTTCGAGGAGGGCTTGGTTATCCTGTAGTCTTCACAGGCCAGGTAGAAAGCTATGTTCTCCTCACTAAACTCTGACACCAGGAAAGCTCTGAACAAGCACAGTCCATCTGGAAAAGAAAAGATGAGACTCAATTTCAACAGGTGTCCATTTTTGATATTTGGAAAAAGCTGCATTTCCTATAGTGTTTAAGTATGAATAGTATATTTTAATGTGATATTATGAGTGCATCATGATACTGCTCTTTAGGCTATTTATTCTGGCTATATGGGGTACCAGCCACATGGCTTTTCCTATCCACTTTTTCAATGCACATCTCTACAAGATATACTTCTGAGCTTGTACAGTATGCCCAATTAAGTATGCTAAagatgcaggatcttaatttgaccagtttcctacagcaggaaaataatcctgcagcaacaggaaaagtGAATTATTGTGTGggttataattaatggacatttttgaagGGGTTGACACACTTTTAGCTTTTTAAAATAATTTCCTGCAACAAcaaggtgatcaaattaagatcctacattcaTTTATCATTTAAGTAAGAGAAGTGATCAGTATGATAACCCATATCAATAATCAGACTTACGTTGGTTGGACAGcaggttctcaaatgactgcctccaTTTTAAGGGCTCGTCCATATTTAACCTGTTGATAAAAAGCGTCAGGTTAGTTCACCCAGTCCTAAGAATATTTGTTAGCATTTATTTAGCATTGTAATCCTAAAGTTTTTTTTTCCATTTCCGGTGCAAAATTTCAATCATGACTACATTTATCACTATTCAATTTAGATCAAGTTTAAAAATCCATATAGCAGTTGAGTATTCTGAGCTAAAATATCTTACCTTATTTTGTCAATCTTGTGTGAGTGACTGATGCTCAGATCTGGCTTCTGTAGAAAGCTTCTAAAGAGAGCTTTGAGTTCCTTTGCCCTGTGAAAACAGAGACACCATTTACATTAGATTGATGCAATCATTCACATCTTACTTACAACTGTATATCGAATTTCCCCATGAAGTAGCTATATAATAATTCCCATCGATGTAAATCCAAAATGTAACCCAAATCCAGGCATATATAATGAGAtggaagagatatatgacaagaCATACCTCTCCAGACATGTGATAGGCAGTGATTCCAGTTCTCGGCACATGGTGGGAGATGATGAGATGTGATCCTTTGTGCTACTGTGCTGTATTTCTGTAGTGTTCCGGAGCTTTTAGTCTACGATGGCTCTAACACTGCAGTGAAACTAGTTCTCAGTGTGGTCTACTGGCTGTGTGTGAAGAGTGTGTTTTTATAAGGCAGCCCCCTCTGTGACATCACGTCTCTTAGCCAATGACATGAGGGCCGTGGGAGGAGAAAAATACTCCCTCGTTTCATTTTTTTCtttgggggggggagggggattgACCATCACGTGTGTGATTAGAAAGAAGGAAGCAAATATAAGCAAGCATATTATATTAAGCAAGCATAATAAAAAGTTAATTGCAAATCCACACAATCATTTATTTAAATGTGTTGTTTGGATTGAGTTTATTTCCAGCCCTCAAGCAAAAAACATCTGTTTGGAGATGTAATTGTAATGCCACTGCAATAAATAATTGTTATGATACTGAAATTACTATAATACTTTGGGCCAGTTTCCGAGACGCATATTAAGTGTAGTCCTTGTCTAAAAAGCATGCTCAATAGTGAATCTCCATTTGAAATtgatttttagtccaggactaggttaAATAAAGCATAAAGCTTATTCTGAGAAGTCAAACACCCATGTCTATAATTAGTCTTCCATTTTGAGCTAGACGAGAAATCTATTGTCTATTCAGAAAGGGGTTTCTATTTTTAAACATGAGACAGAGCCAACACCAAAGACAATCTGATGAATCTCTGTGAGTGTGAAACAGGAAAggaagggaaaggggaaaggAAGTAGGTGAAACAGGAAAAGGGGGTAGAGGATTCCTTAGAAGGACTGTAGGTCCTACACTGGCCAACTAATACAATTTGACTCGTTCCCAGAAACTCTGCTACATTATACACAATGCCACACATAGTTTGCTTGTTTACAGGTCAGAACTACAGATGTAGTGACTCAGCTTCCTTGTTACAGTAATAGGCAATTGGCCGACGCTTACACTCAGGAAACGGTGGTCGGCTCTATTCTGCTAATTCATGGGTTATTCACCAGTGCGTCAGGCCGTTTTTATGAATGTTTTCTTGAGGACTGGCCAACTTTTCAAACTTGTTTATTCATTCTAAATGGAGGCTAATGAGGATTTTGTCTAAATTACACTGCAGTGTCTTGGAAATACGATAACATTGATTAAGTAGGCAAATAATTCATTAGGAAACCAATTTGTCTCTGTATAAACTGTGGGACTACTGGGAACAATCAGAAGGTGACGACGTCACAATGATGACAAAAGCTTTGCCTACTCAGAATTAGCCTcctttagaaatgtccttgttttttttccAAGTCACTATAAAGCACTTTAGATGACAGCTTCATCAGCGCCAATTAGGAACGCATTGAGTAGAACTTTCAGTCATAGAACTTTCACCAATGTAGAGATGCGACGTGAAACCCATGAATAGGTTAGGGACCAAAATACCTTTCTCATATTGTCATCAATCTAAGACAGTGACTGGAGTAGACATTgctgaatttatttatttaactaggcaagtcagttaagaacaaattcttattttcaatgacagcctaggaacagtgtgttaactgcctgttcaggagcagaacgacagatttgtaccttgtcagctcagggattcaaacttgcaacctttctgttactagtccaacactctaaccactaggctaccctgccaccccaacagagattacccactgggcacatactggtggaatcaacgttgtttccacataatttcaatgaaatgacgttgaaccaactgtcacgccctgatctgtttcacctgtccttgtgcttgtctccacccccctccaggtgtcgcccatctttccaattatcccctgtgtatttatacctgtgttctctgtctgtttgttgccagttcgCCTTGTTCGTTCAAGCTTACCAGCGTTTTTCCTGTCAGCGCCTATcgtttcccag
Encoded proteins:
- the LOC115114865 gene encoding regulator of G-protein signaling 5-like, whose translation is MCRELESLPITCLERAKELKALFRSFLQKPDLSISHSHKIDKIRLNMDEPLKWRQSFENLLSNQHGLCLFRAFLVSEFSEENIAFYLACEDYRITKPSSKLSAKAKKIYEEYVCSDAPREVNLDHETKAITKQNLERPSQSCFSLAQKKIYALMEKDCYPRFLKSITYLEISRHVKAG